Proteins encoded together in one uncultured Desulfosarcina sp. window:
- a CDS encoding dihydropteroate synthase — MLLIGESLNVISKKIGRAFKERDPKPIQEEALFQKEKRMDYIDINLGPAKKDGHELMPWVVEVVQDVVPDLPLALDTSNIDAIEAALKVIKQIPSGTPHIVNSIMCRPERYERMVPMTAEYNADFVALMWGPDGLPRDENERAALCVELLYFANEAGIPNEKIWVDGIVTPVNIQQPQAISLMEFQKMLPDMAPGAKSTCGLSNISNGPPDHLRPILNQTYTVMLMKCGMYSIISDPRDELLTQICKGERQDIVDLIYGMMDGNQPDRSSLSKEMLDYAKTVDVILGNTLFSDSWLEV; from the coding sequence ATGCTATTAATCGGCGAGAGTTTGAATGTAATTTCCAAAAAGATCGGTCGCGCGTTCAAGGAGCGCGATCCCAAGCCGATCCAGGAAGAGGCCCTTTTCCAGAAGGAAAAACGGATGGACTACATCGACATCAACCTGGGACCGGCCAAGAAAGACGGCCACGAATTGATGCCCTGGGTCGTGGAAGTGGTCCAGGATGTGGTTCCCGATCTGCCCCTGGCCCTGGATACCTCCAACATCGACGCCATCGAAGCGGCCCTTAAGGTTATCAAGCAAATTCCCAGCGGAACGCCGCACATCGTCAATTCCATCATGTGCCGCCCCGAACGCTACGAGCGCATGGTGCCCATGACCGCCGAATACAACGCCGATTTCGTGGCCCTGATGTGGGGTCCCGACGGCCTGCCGCGCGACGAGAACGAACGCGCCGCCCTTTGCGTGGAACTGCTCTACTTCGCTAACGAAGCCGGCATCCCCAACGAGAAAATCTGGGTCGACGGCATCGTCACCCCGGTCAACATCCAGCAGCCCCAGGCCATCAGCCTGATGGAGTTCCAGAAGATGCTTCCGGATATGGCACCGGGCGCCAAGAGCACCTGCGGCCTGTCCAACATCTCCAATGGACCGCCTGATCACCTGCGTCCGATCCTCAACCAGACCTATACCGTAATGCTGATGAAATGCGGCATGTACTCCATCATCTCTGATCCCCGCGACGAACTCTTGACCCAGATCTGCAAGGGCGAACGCCAGGATATCGTGGATCTGATCTACGGCATGATGGACGGCAACCAGCCCGACCGCAGCAGCCTTTCCAAGGAAATGCTGGACTATGCCAAAACCGTGGATGTCATCCTCGGCAATACCCTGTTCTCCGACTCCTGGTTGGAAGTTTAG
- the acsC gene encoding acetyl-CoA decarbonylase/synthase complex subunit gamma, which translates to MALTGIQIFKLLPKTNCKECGVPTCLAFAMNLASGKAELDSCPYVSDEAREQLSAASAPPIRPFAIGKGVRKAGVGGETVQYRHEKTFYSPTLLAAQVGSDIAAADLETKLKAWNAIQYERVGLNLRPELVAVKDVGGDAAAFAAVAKQIAETSEFNVILITEDAAVMKAGVEACGFKRPLMYAATEANADDFGAIAKDNDLPLAIKADSVDGLTALSDKLTGMGIKDLVLDPGSRDPKQSNEAMIGIRRAALKDGNRAVGFPTIAFPNEMASNIDVETMLAAMYIAKYGSIVVMSDFTGENIFPLLLERLNIFTDPQRPMTVTEGIYPINNPDENSRVLVTTNFALTYFIVSGEIESSKVPTWLLIKDSEGLSVLTAWAAGKFAGDDVGMFVKKCGITDKIKHQEIVIPGYAAAIVGDVEEELPGWTITVGPREAAHIPGFLKA; encoded by the coding sequence ATGGCATTAACCGGTATTCAGATTTTCAAACTTCTGCCCAAAACCAACTGTAAAGAGTGCGGGGTGCCCACCTGTCTGGCCTTTGCCATGAACCTTGCTTCCGGTAAGGCCGAGTTGGACAGCTGCCCTTACGTTTCCGATGAAGCCCGGGAGCAACTCTCCGCAGCCTCGGCACCCCCTATTCGACCCTTTGCAATCGGCAAGGGCGTGCGCAAGGCGGGTGTTGGCGGCGAGACCGTTCAGTACCGCCATGAGAAAACCTTTTACAGCCCGACGCTGCTGGCCGCCCAAGTGGGCAGTGATATCGCCGCCGCGGACCTGGAAACCAAGCTCAAAGCCTGGAACGCGATTCAGTACGAACGCGTGGGCCTGAACCTTCGCCCCGAACTGGTGGCCGTGAAAGATGTGGGCGGCGATGCCGCTGCCTTTGCCGCCGTGGCCAAGCAAATCGCCGAGACATCGGAATTCAACGTGATTCTGATCACCGAGGATGCCGCCGTAATGAAAGCCGGCGTGGAAGCCTGCGGGTTCAAGCGGCCCCTGATGTACGCCGCCACCGAAGCCAACGCCGACGATTTCGGCGCCATCGCCAAGGACAACGATCTGCCCCTGGCCATCAAGGCCGACTCCGTGGACGGCCTGACCGCACTGTCGGACAAACTCACCGGCATGGGCATAAAGGACCTGGTGCTGGATCCCGGCTCCCGCGATCCCAAGCAGTCCAACGAGGCCATGATCGGCATCCGCCGGGCGGCCCTGAAGGACGGCAACCGCGCCGTGGGTTTCCCCACCATCGCCTTCCCTAACGAAATGGCTTCCAACATCGATGTGGAAACCATGCTGGCCGCCATGTATATCGCCAAATACGGCAGCATCGTGGTCATGTCCGATTTCACCGGCGAGAACATCTTCCCGCTGCTGCTGGAACGCCTCAACATCTTCACCGACCCGCAGCGTCCCATGACCGTCACCGAGGGCATCTACCCGATCAACAATCCGGATGAGAACTCACGCGTGCTGGTTACCACCAATTTCGCCCTGACCTACTTCATCGTGTCCGGCGAAATCGAGTCCAGCAAGGTGCCCACCTGGCTGCTCATCAAGGATTCCGAGGGACTGTCCGTGCTCACCGCCTGGGCTGCCGGCAAATTCGCCGGCGACGATGTGGGCATGTTCGTGAAAAAATGCGGCATCACCGACAAAATCAAGCACCAGGAAATCGTCATTCCCGGCTATGCCGCCGCCATCGTGGGCGACGTGGAAGAGGAACTGCCTGGCTGGACCATCACCGTAGGTCCCCGCGAAGCTGCGCATATTCCCGGTTTCCTCAAAGCGTAA
- a CDS encoding 2Fe-2S iron-sulfur cluster-binding protein, translated as MIAITIDGQVYEAEEGKTVLQAARANNISIPTLCYHPALQPSGSCKLCAVEVTGRSGRQIAMLSCILKVKDGMEIKTTGPVVEAARTKAFQNLLRMAPQSKRLRQMAREHGVDLGTPPDGCVRCRLCVRVCKEVVGAGALKMKPINGVTFVVPEPDRCIGCGTCANICPTGAIRVKDHENVRSVMIRDEVVGKHPLERCEGCGRWFATTRFMDFIEQRTAPHPHVKETHAYCPTCAKMFSDRTRAVSEHSVKLRMPGH; from the coding sequence ATGATCGCCATCACCATCGACGGGCAGGTCTACGAAGCCGAAGAAGGGAAAACGGTACTGCAGGCCGCCCGAGCCAACAATATTTCCATTCCGACCCTGTGCTACCATCCGGCCTTGCAACCTTCCGGCTCCTGCAAGCTGTGCGCGGTGGAGGTGACCGGCCGCAGCGGACGGCAAATTGCCATGCTTTCCTGTATCTTAAAGGTAAAGGACGGGATGGAGATCAAGACCACGGGGCCTGTTGTGGAGGCCGCCCGAACCAAGGCCTTTCAAAATTTGTTGCGCATGGCTCCCCAGTCCAAGCGGCTGCGGCAAATGGCCAGGGAACACGGTGTGGACCTGGGAACACCACCGGATGGCTGCGTACGCTGCCGGTTGTGCGTGCGGGTCTGCAAAGAGGTCGTCGGAGCCGGTGCGCTGAAAATGAAGCCAATCAACGGTGTCACCTTTGTGGTGCCGGAGCCGGATCGCTGTATCGGATGCGGTACCTGCGCCAATATCTGCCCCACCGGCGCCATTCGAGTGAAGGATCATGAAAACGTCCGCTCGGTGATGATCCGGGACGAAGTCGTCGGCAAGCATCCGCTGGAGCGCTGCGAAGGCTGTGGACGCTGGTTTGCCACCACCCGCTTCATGGATTTCATTGAACAGCGCACCGCACCGCATCCCCACGTGAAAGAGACCCATGCCTATTGCCCGACCTGCGCCAAAATGTTTTCAGACCGGACTCGGGCCGTATCCGAGCATTCCGTCAAACTGCGCATGCCGGGGCATTGA
- the acsB gene encoding acetyl-CoA decarbonylase/synthase complex subunit alpha/beta, protein MSKLVAFAAIQGGYKVVSTTEGLYRKALATYNADTKIGFPNTAYYLPVIYSLTGMKVETLEDLKKPLDFARGLLPPHIKGKHHLPYLGPLLDAGMASIFCYEIMEALRILEQPDFYVPEEDPDIEAGKLWVGPADDTILRKRGVEFVDGSAPGFAAMVGAAPNKEIAKAIVEEYQRRSLYIFCAASHNDTTLIEQLLEAGVQVGWNTRIVPFGPDISSAVFALGFANRAAMAFGGVKPGDYKKILLYNKDRIFAFVNALGDVGTEWGVAAAGCVNWGFPTLADTDIPEILPTGICTYEHVVANVPHDEMCQRSVEVRGLKTIVSDIDIPCAFGPAYEGERVRGADLYCQAGGGKTQCTELVKMAEMNEIEDGKVTVIGPDIPDMKKGDTFPLGIYVQVAGREMQPDFEPILERQTHHLTNYIQYVMHIGQRDIAWVRISNAAVEKGFTLKDIGVVLHAKYHQDFGKILDKVQVTLYTKKEDVDKLTTRARAEYKMRDERVEKMTDEDVEIFYSCTLCQSFAPNHVCSVSPERTGLCGAYNWMDCKASYEINPTGPNQPIEKGECIDPVLGQWKGVNDFVYKASRGAVTHYNFYSMVIDPMTTCGCCECIAAMLPSCNGVMTVNRDYAGETPCGMKFTTLAGVMGGGASSPGFVGHSKFNITQKKFIKGDGGLKRMVWMPKILKEEIKERIDRFGEENGIPGFYDMIADETVGITEEEILPYLQEKGHPALSMDPLIG, encoded by the coding sequence ATGTCTAAATTAGTCGCATTTGCCGCCATTCAGGGTGGATACAAAGTGGTTTCCACCACTGAAGGCCTTTACCGCAAGGCGCTGGCTACGTACAACGCCGATACCAAGATCGGGTTTCCCAATACCGCTTACTACCTGCCGGTGATCTACTCGCTGACCGGCATGAAGGTCGAGACCCTGGAAGACCTGAAAAAACCCCTGGATTTTGCCCGCGGCCTGCTCCCGCCGCACATCAAGGGCAAACACCATCTGCCCTACCTCGGCCCCCTGCTGGACGCCGGTATGGCCAGTATTTTCTGCTACGAGATCATGGAGGCCCTGCGCATCCTGGAGCAACCGGATTTCTATGTTCCCGAAGAAGATCCGGACATCGAAGCCGGTAAGCTCTGGGTTGGTCCGGCCGACGATACCATCCTGCGTAAACGCGGCGTGGAATTTGTCGACGGCTCCGCGCCCGGGTTCGCCGCCATGGTCGGTGCCGCACCCAACAAGGAAATCGCCAAGGCGATTGTCGAAGAGTATCAAAGACGCAGCCTTTACATCTTCTGCGCTGCCAGTCACAACGACACCACTTTGATCGAGCAGCTCCTCGAAGCCGGTGTTCAGGTTGGCTGGAATACTCGTATCGTGCCTTTCGGCCCGGACATCTCCTCGGCCGTCTTCGCCCTGGGTTTCGCCAACCGTGCCGCCATGGCTTTCGGTGGTGTGAAGCCCGGTGATTACAAGAAGATCCTGCTCTACAACAAGGATCGTATTTTTGCTTTCGTCAACGCCTTGGGCGATGTGGGCACCGAGTGGGGTGTGGCCGCTGCCGGCTGCGTCAACTGGGGTTTCCCGACCCTGGCCGACACCGATATTCCCGAGATCCTGCCCACGGGTATCTGTACCTACGAGCATGTGGTCGCCAATGTGCCCCACGACGAAATGTGTCAGCGCTCCGTGGAAGTCCGCGGGCTCAAGACCATCGTCTCCGATATCGACATCCCCTGCGCCTTCGGTCCGGCTTACGAGGGCGAGCGTGTCCGCGGCGCCGATCTGTACTGCCAGGCCGGCGGCGGCAAGACCCAGTGTACCGAGCTGGTGAAGATGGCCGAGATGAACGAGATCGAAGACGGCAAGGTCACCGTCATCGGTCCGGATATCCCCGACATGAAAAAAGGCGACACCTTCCCGCTGGGCATCTACGTCCAGGTGGCCGGCCGCGAAATGCAGCCCGACTTCGAGCCCATCCTGGAACGTCAGACCCATCACCTGACCAACTACATTCAGTATGTCATGCACATCGGCCAGCGCGACATCGCCTGGGTGCGCATCAGCAACGCAGCCGTCGAGAAGGGTTTCACCCTGAAGGATATCGGCGTGGTGCTGCATGCCAAGTACCATCAGGACTTCGGCAAGATTCTCGACAAGGTTCAGGTCACCCTGTACACCAAGAAGGAAGACGTGGATAAACTCACCACGCGGGCCCGCGCCGAGTACAAAATGCGTGACGAGCGCGTCGAGAAGATGACCGACGAGGATGTGGAAATCTTCTACTCCTGCACCCTGTGCCAGTCCTTCGCACCCAACCACGTGTGCTCGGTCAGCCCCGAGCGTACCGGCCTTTGCGGCGCCTACAACTGGATGGACTGCAAGGCTTCCTACGAGATCAACCCCACCGGCCCCAACCAGCCCATCGAAAAGGGCGAGTGCATCGATCCGGTGCTGGGCCAGTGGAAGGGCGTCAACGACTTTGTCTACAAAGCCTCCCGCGGCGCCGTGACCCATTACAACTTCTACTCCATGGTTATCGACCCCATGACCACCTGCGGTTGCTGCGAGTGCATCGCTGCCATGCTGCCCTCGTGCAACGGTGTCATGACCGTCAACCGTGACTACGCCGGCGAGACCCCCTGCGGCATGAAGTTCACCACCCTGGCCGGCGTCATGGGCGGTGGTGCTTCTTCCCCGGGCTTCGTGGGCCACTCCAAGTTCAACATCACCCAGAAAAAGTTCATCAAGGGTGACGGTGGACTGAAGCGCATGGTATGGATGCCCAAAATCCTCAAAGAAGAAATCAAGGAACGCATTGATAGATTCGGCGAAGAAAATGGTATTCCAGGTTTTTATGACATGATCGCCGATGAGACCGTGGGCATCACCGAGGAGGAGATCCTGCCCTACCTCCAGGAAAAAGGCCATCCGGCCCTGTCCATGGACCCGCTGATTGGTTAA
- the cooS gene encoding anaerobic carbon-monoxide dehydrogenase catalytic subunit, with protein MAEIKKPVAKAAAKAAAPKLADPIAATIDPASQQMIVRAQKMGIDTVFDRAVAMKPCNIGVQGICCKNCSMGPCRLPLPKGGIEGEDTRKGLCGATANTIAARNFIRMIAGGASAHSDHGRCVAEVFLSAARKETEAYKIKDTNKLLQIAPWLGVAITVEEDGEVKDRDIDEIALEVAEAAMNEWGKPEGELLYLKRAPEALYEKWKKNGVLPRNIDREIVEIMHRTHMGVDQDYKNLMKQGTRAAIADGWGGSMLATDLQDVLFGTPYPLQSEANLGVMKEDHVNIVVHGHEPVLSEMIVAVAQKPEIIEYAKSKGAKGIQLSGICCTANEILQRHGIPSATTFLSQELAIITGACDAMVVDIQCIMQNLANVAKCFHTKLITTHPIAKMEQDNVIHIEFDEHYALEDAEKIVKMGIDNFQNRGSEVMIPHQKCTQIAGFGVESIQYHLGGTFRGTYYTLNDNIINGRIRGIGGVVGCNNARTRHNEAHVEVVKELIKNDVIVLTTGCNGIACAMAGLLTPESAAVHCGPGLAEVCEVVGIPPVLHLGSCVDNSRILLAATEVVKAGGLGKDICDLPAAGSAPEWMSEKAISIGHYFVVSGVYTVFGVTLPTSGAPVFHDHISKDYEKIYGGMWDIEPDPIKHAQLMIAHIDKKRKELGIDKARERVLMDMADRQALEG; from the coding sequence ATGGCAGAAATCAAGAAACCCGTCGCGAAAGCCGCCGCAAAAGCCGCGGCCCCGAAACTGGCCGACCCCATCGCCGCAACCATCGATCCGGCCAGCCAGCAAATGATCGTCCGTGCCCAGAAAATGGGCATCGACACGGTTTTTGACCGTGCGGTAGCCATGAAGCCCTGTAACATCGGTGTTCAGGGCATCTGCTGTAAAAACTGTTCCATGGGACCCTGCCGCCTGCCCTTGCCCAAGGGAGGCATCGAAGGCGAGGATACCCGCAAGGGCCTTTGCGGCGCCACGGCCAACACCATCGCCGCCCGTAACTTCATCCGCATGATCGCCGGCGGCGCCTCCGCTCACTCCGACCACGGCCGCTGCGTGGCCGAGGTTTTCCTCAGCGCAGCCCGCAAGGAGACCGAGGCTTACAAGATCAAGGACACCAATAAACTGCTGCAGATCGCTCCCTGGTTGGGAGTCGCAATTACCGTCGAGGAGGACGGCGAAGTCAAGGATCGCGACATCGACGAGATCGCCCTGGAAGTGGCCGAAGCCGCCATGAACGAATGGGGCAAGCCTGAAGGCGAGCTGCTCTATCTTAAACGCGCTCCCGAGGCGCTGTACGAAAAATGGAAGAAAAACGGCGTCCTTCCGAGAAATATCGACCGCGAGATCGTCGAAATCATGCACCGTACCCACATGGGCGTAGACCAGGACTACAAAAACCTGATGAAACAGGGCACCCGCGCCGCCATCGCCGACGGCTGGGGCGGCTCCATGCTGGCCACCGACCTTCAGGACGTGCTCTTCGGCACTCCGTACCCCCTGCAGTCCGAAGCCAACCTGGGCGTGATGAAGGAAGACCACGTCAACATCGTCGTCCACGGCCATGAGCCGGTGCTCTCCGAAATGATCGTGGCCGTTGCCCAGAAGCCCGAAATCATCGAATACGCCAAGTCCAAGGGCGCCAAGGGCATCCAGCTCAGTGGCATCTGCTGTACGGCCAACGAAATCCTGCAGCGCCACGGCATCCCGTCGGCCACGACCTTCCTGTCCCAGGAACTGGCCATCATCACCGGCGCCTGCGATGCTATGGTGGTGGACATCCAGTGTATCATGCAGAACCTGGCCAACGTGGCCAAGTGTTTCCACACCAAACTGATCACCACCCACCCCATCGCCAAGATGGAGCAGGACAACGTGATCCACATCGAGTTTGACGAACACTACGCCCTGGAAGATGCCGAGAAGATCGTCAAAATGGGCATCGACAACTTCCAGAACCGCGGCAGCGAAGTGATGATTCCGCACCAAAAGTGCACCCAGATCGCCGGTTTCGGTGTTGAGTCCATCCAGTATCACCTGGGCGGCACCTTCCGCGGCACTTACTACACCTTGAACGACAACATCATCAACGGCCGTATCCGCGGGATCGGTGGTGTGGTAGGCTGCAACAACGCCCGCACCCGTCACAACGAGGCTCACGTCGAGGTCGTCAAGGAACTGATCAAGAACGACGTCATCGTCCTCACCACGGGCTGCAACGGCATCGCCTGCGCCATGGCGGGCCTGTTGACTCCGGAATCGGCCGCCGTGCATTGCGGTCCCGGCCTGGCCGAGGTCTGTGAGGTCGTGGGTATCCCGCCGGTCCTGCACCTGGGTTCCTGCGTGGACAACAGCCGCATCCTGCTGGCGGCCACCGAAGTGGTCAAGGCCGGCGGGTTGGGCAAAGACATCTGCGATCTGCCGGCAGCCGGCAGCGCGCCCGAGTGGATGAGTGAAAAAGCCATCTCCATCGGCCACTACTTCGTCGTATCGGGCGTTTACACGGTATTCGGTGTGACCCTGCCCACCTCGGGCGCCCCGGTGTTCCACGATCACATTTCCAAAGATTATGAAAAGATCTACGGCGGCATGTGGGATATCGAACCCGATCCGATCAAACATGCGCAACTGATGATCGCCCACATCGACAAGAAGCGCAAGGAACTGGGCATCGACAAGGCCCGCGAGCGCGTGCTCATGGATATGGCTGACCGTCAGGCACTGGAAGGATAA
- a CDS encoding ASKHA domain-containing protein: protein MTVHTVSFLPHNREIQVPDGTVLIRAAMEAGVHINASCGGEGVCGKCRVIVESGEVAGGVSEQLSPEDREKGYRLACKSVVTGDVTVRVPVESAIDTSVLKQSYVPRKTARIRQMDLNDLKEQGLFLPPVEKIYIELPEPDNQDHLPDVTRLVSHLKLHHDEHRLTVSLPVIRRIPDVLRKDNFRVTATLARPVFENGKTEIVNVQPGDTSDRIYAIAMDIGTTTIYGQLIDLKTGAVLAEKGDFNGQISYGEDVISRIVFAEKAGGLEQLQKVVTETINKIVTGIVRRSKVDPEDIAAITLAGNTTMTQLLLKINPRYIRRSPYVPASTLYPPIRAVDIGLALGDHVTALVYPAVSSYVGGDIVAGVMGSGLYRDERLTLFMDIGTNAEIVIGNRDWLACAACSAGPAFEGGGIKFGMRAAKGAIEDFSLDPVTWEPMLMTIGNVRPKGICGSGLIIMIAVMFELGLIDNLGKFNRDLATDRIREDNGVWEYVLARAEETQIDRDIALTEIDIENLIRAKGAIYSGCMTLLAEVGMDMSVIDRIILAGGFGSYVDLEKAMTIGLLPEIDAEKVTFIGNSSLMGAKMSSLTNRIRRDVVEVTRSMTNFELSETPSYMDNYVAALFLPHTDMAQFPRLKERMARRRNNA, encoded by the coding sequence ATGACCGTCCATACCGTATCATTTCTCCCCCACAACCGCGAAATCCAGGTGCCGGACGGCACCGTGCTGATCCGGGCGGCCATGGAGGCCGGCGTACATATCAACGCCTCATGCGGCGGGGAGGGCGTTTGCGGCAAGTGCCGGGTCATCGTCGAATCCGGCGAGGTGGCCGGGGGCGTCAGCGAACAGCTCAGCCCGGAGGACCGGGAGAAAGGCTACCGCCTGGCCTGCAAGTCGGTCGTCACCGGCGACGTCACCGTACGCGTGCCCGTGGAATCGGCCATCGACACCAGCGTGTTGAAGCAGAGCTACGTTCCCCGGAAAACGGCCCGCATCCGGCAGATGGACCTGAACGATTTAAAAGAGCAGGGGCTGTTTCTGCCGCCGGTGGAGAAAATCTATATCGAACTTCCCGAGCCGGACAACCAGGACCACCTGCCCGACGTCACCCGGCTGGTCAGCCACCTGAAACTGCACCACGACGAACATCGCCTGACCGTCAGCCTGCCGGTGATCCGCAGGATTCCCGACGTGCTGCGCAAGGACAACTTCCGGGTCACGGCCACCCTGGCCCGCCCGGTGTTCGAAAACGGCAAGACCGAGATCGTCAACGTCCAGCCCGGCGACACCTCCGACCGCATCTACGCCATTGCCATGGATATCGGCACCACCACGATCTACGGCCAGCTCATCGATTTGAAGACCGGGGCGGTGCTGGCCGAAAAAGGCGATTTCAACGGCCAGATCAGCTACGGCGAGGACGTGATCAGCCGGATCGTGTTCGCTGAGAAAGCCGGCGGACTGGAGCAGCTGCAGAAGGTGGTGACCGAAACCATCAACAAGATCGTGACTGGCATCGTGCGGCGGTCCAAGGTGGACCCGGAGGACATCGCCGCCATCACCCTGGCCGGCAACACCACCATGACGCAGCTGCTGCTCAAGATCAATCCGCGCTACATCCGGCGCAGCCCCTACGTGCCGGCCTCGACCCTCTATCCGCCCATCCGGGCGGTGGACATCGGCCTGGCGTTGGGCGACCATGTCACGGCCCTGGTCTACCCGGCCGTGTCCAGCTATGTGGGCGGGGATATCGTGGCCGGGGTGATGGGCTCGGGGCTATACCGGGACGAACGGCTGACCCTGTTCATGGACATCGGCACCAATGCCGAGATCGTCATCGGCAATCGGGACTGGCTGGCCTGCGCGGCCTGCAGCGCCGGACCGGCCTTCGAGGGCGGCGGCATCAAGTTCGGCATGCGCGCGGCCAAGGGGGCCATCGAGGACTTCTCGCTGGACCCCGTGACCTGGGAACCCATGTTGATGACCATCGGCAACGTGCGTCCCAAGGGCATCTGCGGCTCGGGCCTGATCATCATGATCGCGGTGATGTTCGAACTGGGCCTGATCGACAACCTGGGCAAATTCAACCGCGACCTGGCCACCGACCGCATCCGTGAGGATAACGGGGTGTGGGAATACGTGCTGGCCCGGGCCGAGGAGACCCAGATCGACCGGGACATCGCCCTGACCGAAATCGACATCGAGAACCTGATCCGGGCCAAAGGGGCGATTTACAGCGGATGCATGACCCTGCTGGCCGAGGTGGGCATGGACATGTCGGTGATCGACCGCATCATCCTGGCCGGGGGCTTCGGCAGCTATGTGGACCTGGAAAAGGCCATGACCATCGGGCTTTTGCCCGAGATCGATGCGGAGAAGGTGACCTTCATCGGCAACAGTTCTCTCATGGGCGCCAAGATGAGCAGCCTGACCAACCGCATCCGGCGGGACGTGGTGGAGGTGACCCGCTCCATGACCAATTTCGAGTTGTCGGAAACCCCGTCGTATATGGACAACTACGTGGCGGCCCTGTTTCTGCCCCATACGGATATGGCCCAGTTTCCCCGCCTCAAAGAGCGGATGGCCCGACGCCGGAATAACGCCTGA
- a CDS encoding acetyl-CoA decarbonylase/synthase complex subunit delta, translating to MSFEFYKESYAGGIKSISIGKGDKAITVGGESCYPFYQFEGEMPHKPRIAMEIWDMEPEEWPEAALAPFKDVVSDPAAWAKKCVDEFGAEIIVLQMKSTDPNGTDASPADASATVKKVLAAVDVPLVVWGVANHEKDEAVFKKIAEDVQDVQLTLGPVEDKNHKGIGAAAMGYGHAIISSSPIDVNLAKQVNILLENLGMPMDRVIIDPTTGGLGYGLEYSYSVMERLRMAAMAQGDDKLQMPIINNLANEVWKCKEAKQSIEEAPNLGDPERRGIMMEAVGAVTYLMAGSDILIMRHPEAIRLVKAYIDVVMDGGSLADLAPIAKRLEGVSVDLAALAPEPDLTVEEEKKAAPAAKAAPKAEAKPAAAAKPAAKPAAEKKAEPAPAAAPAAAPADPEAEAKAKAEAEAKAKADAAAKAEADAKAKAEAEAKAKADAEAKAKADAEAKVKAEKEAAAKAAAEREAAEDALRQKRAAEREAHAAKRTPGEKGKVIAMTAAAAQKAEHEKILDKLNWVHRRIPLY from the coding sequence TTGAGTTTCGAATTCTACAAGGAATCCTATGCAGGGGGGATTAAATCAATCTCCATCGGTAAAGGCGACAAAGCCATTACCGTTGGCGGCGAATCCTGCTATCCGTTTTACCAGTTTGAGGGGGAAATGCCCCACAAGCCGCGGATCGCTATGGAAATTTGGGACATGGAGCCTGAGGAGTGGCCGGAAGCCGCTCTGGCGCCGTTCAAGGACGTAGTCTCCGATCCGGCCGCCTGGGCCAAGAAATGCGTGGACGAGTTCGGCGCCGAGATCATCGTGCTGCAAATGAAAAGCACCGATCCCAACGGCACCGATGCCAGTCCGGCGGATGCCTCGGCCACGGTCAAAAAAGTGCTGGCCGCCGTCGACGTTCCTCTGGTCGTCTGGGGTGTAGCCAATCACGAAAAGGACGAAGCAGTCTTCAAAAAGATCGCCGAGGACGTCCAGGACGTTCAATTGACCCTGGGCCCGGTGGAGGACAAGAACCACAAGGGGATCGGCGCCGCTGCCATGGGTTACGGGCATGCCATTATCAGCTCTTCCCCCATCGACGTCAACCTGGCCAAGCAGGTCAACATCCTGCTGGAAAACCTGGGCATGCCCATGGACCGGGTAATCATCGATCCGACCACCGGCGGTCTGGGCTACGGCCTTGAGTACTCCTACTCGGTTATGGAGCGGCTCAGAATGGCGGCCATGGCCCAGGGCGACGACAAGCTGCAGATGCCCATCATCAACAACCTGGCCAATGAGGTCTGGAAGTGCAAGGAAGCCAAGCAGTCGATTGAAGAAGCGCCCAACCTGGGAGATCCCGAACGTCGCGGCATCATGATGGAAGCCGTGGGCGCCGTCACCTACCTGATGGCCGGCTCCGACATCCTCATCATGCGTCATCCCGAAGCCATTCGCCTGGTCAAGGCTTATATCGATGTGGTCATGGACGGCGGCAGCCTGGCCGACCTGGCCCCCATCGCCAAACGTCTGGAAGGCGTTTCCGTTGATCTGGCGGCCCTGGCTCCGGAACCGGATCTGACCGTCGAAGAAGAGAAAAAGGCCGCCCCGGCAGCCAAGGCCGCTCCCAAGGCGGAGGCCAAACCGGCCGCTGCTGCGAAACCCGCTGCCAAACCCGCCGCCGAAAAGAAGGCTGAACCTGCACCGGCCGCTGCCCCGGCCGCTGCGCCAGCCGATCCTGAAGCCGAAGCCAAAGCCAAGGCCGAAGCCGAGGCCAAGGCCAAGGCCGACGCTGCCGCGAAAGCCGAAGCGGATGCCAAGGCCAAGGCCGAAGCCGAAGCCAAAGCCAAAGCGGACGCCGAAGCCAAAGCCAAAGCGGATGCCGAAGCCAAAGTCAAGGCTGAAAAGGAAGCTGCCGCCAAGGCTGCCGCCGAACGCGAAGCCGCCGAAGACGCCCTGCGCCAGAAGCGCGCCGCCGAGCGCGAGGCCCATGCTGCCAAGCGCACTCCCGGCGAAAAGGGCAAGGTCATTGCCATGACGGCCGCCGCCGCCCAGAAAGCAGAGCACGAAAAAATTCTGGACAAACTCAACTGGGTGCATCGACGCATCCCACTGTACTAA